Part of the Ficedula albicollis isolate OC2 chromosome 18, FicAlb1.5, whole genome shotgun sequence genome, aggcagcagaggagcttgCTGAAATTTTTACTGAAGTCAGGTGCATCTGAGTTCCTCAAAAACTTAAGGcttaccacaaaaaaaaaaaaaaaaaaaaagcaaccccaAGCAGACAAGAACTACTTCCAGCTCAGACACTGCCACTGCCCTGGAGAAGTTCTGAGATGTTGTTGGTGCTGTTCACTCGGTGGATGTGGATCTTGCTGGGGAAGAGCAGTGTTCTCTTGCTTCTGGAGGTCTCTTTGAAGGGGAGAGCCCTACCTCCAGTCCGGTACTCGCACGCTGGGATATGCCCCAATGACATGAACCCCAACCTGTGGGTCGATGCACAGAGCACTTGCAAGCGGGAGTGCGATGCTGACCTGGTGAGTGATGCGCGTTTCTGTGTCTCTGCGTCACGGGCACTTCTGCGGCTCTCGGGGCTCTGGGGGGAGCcttctgtcccagctggaggGGTGCTGGCACCAGGCAGGACCCAGTGCCGACAGAGAACGTATTGAACTGACCCGTGCCCTGAATAACATAGAAAAGGTTTGATGAGTTATCACTTAAGAGGGGAGGTGTGTGCCAGCTGTCACTTTTGCTGGGGTGGGTATAGCGCTCACTCTGTTTGATCCTTTTCCTTGTTATCATGTCAAAAGAAACATCTGAATTTGATACTCCAGAACTCAGCATGCCCTGGGGCCAATCTGTAGTATTTATCTTTGTTGTGGCTATCATCAATGTTTTATGTTCCTGAGAGGAATCCTGTATGAAGTAGTTTAATTTAACACGTAAATCATTAGCCTTTGCTGCATTTGAAGTGCAAAGCTTGCTTGGGGTGCAGAACAGGGCATGGCTAAAATGACCAGGCAGATGTTCTGTGGGATGCTCCCAGCTCAAAACGTGTTTAGTTTACCActataaaattcatttttcaacctgtcagcactgccagctcaaGCTGGCATCTGAAAATACCTGCTTGTCCTACCTCTTACATCATGTCTCATGACAATGCTTCTGTAGCCCAAACCTGGCGGACAGGAACATCTACTGTGCTGAAAAAAAGTGCTTGGGTTTGTGCTCTGTATATTGTTTCTGCAATGCTAAATAGGGgggaaaaacagacaaaaattctGGCCCTAAGTAAACAAAGACATTTACTCAGATGGATCCCATGTGTTAGGAATGAAGGTGCTCTTTTTACTTTTGCCATGCCCAAATAAGCTGCCTCTGTTCCAGCTACCAGGTGCAGCAATGAACACTAAAACACTTTCAAAAcctcagaagcagcagcagcagcaaacaatGATGCTTTAATAATTGACTGGTCAAAACCTGAAAGCCAAAAGCCACTGGCTACAAATATTCCTTTTGCCTAGTGCCAGCACAGAGTCCTGGGACTCTGGATGGAGTGAGTGTACTGCAGACAACCAAGCACTCTGCCACGCCACACTCCTTGACCCCAGCTGAAAAACTCCCCAGTCCTGGTTTCTAGCTCTGCTTCTGAAACCTAGTAATGTGCAgctggaaatggggaaagaGTTTTGGTATTAGGTCATCTTTTTCCCAATAAGGAAAGGATACCGGACTCAGGAGAAGCTGTTTAGCTTGGTAGCTTAAAAACCATTTTGATCTCACTTTTGAGAAAGCTGATGGATTTTAGGGGGCTTGTAGAGATTTGACACACGGTGGAAATGTGCCCTGTTGGGCACTTGGTAGCAGTTTTCCTGGTCCTTTGAAGTAATCCATAACCACCCATCAATCCTGTATCGAATACCTTTTCTGCACAGAAGATGAAAATTCTGCTAAAATTAACCACAATTTAGAGCTGACTGTAGCCGAGGCGGGGTGTAATAAATCACTAGAGGAGCGATGCTGCTCTTGAAAATAGGACTAAAATAGGACAGTGAAGCCATAATGagctgtttggggtttgtttttctaaataccatagaaaaattatttttggagcACATATTGCCTTACTTTTGAGATATTCTATTATTTCTTCGACAACATGAACAATTACAAGTCCTTGGCAGTTTCACCTCCAAGAGCCGGCTGTTAGGGAATTCAAATAATACTTTACATACTTCTGTGGAAAATAAGAAGGATTACTGCCTACAGCCATATGATAAGACTTTCCATCTGCTCTTGTTTCTCAGGGCTTGTCTTCAGGCATATTAGAGAGCGTGGAAGGGGGGACTTGGTTCATAATCGAGCGGTCCATGTGACTCTGGGGTAAAGACTTATGAGGAGGCTTGTgtttaagaaacagaaatacattttcctttccaataGTCTTCTCCTCCAGCACTTCAGAACCCCCTGGGAAATGCTGAGGGGATGTTTCTGCTCACTGACAGCAGGGCACTGAGTTTCAGACCACGGATAtctgtggcagagctgagtTTCTGGGCTCTCTGCTTGCTGAGTCTCCAAAAAGGCCTTTTCTCTGTGCCCAGTAACGATCAGCTTAATTTCCTTCCCCACAGGAGTGTGAGACCTTTGAGAAGTGCTGCCCCAATGTCTGTGGAACCAAGAGCTGTGTGGCCGCTCGTTACATGGACATCAAGGGCAAGAAGGGGCCTGTGGGGATGCCCAAAGAGGCAACCTGTGACCACTTCATGTGCATCCAGCAAGGCTCAGAGTGCGACATCTGGGACGGGCAGCCTGTCTGCAAGTGCAAGGACAGGTGTGAGAAGGAGCCCAGCTTCACCTGCGCCTCTGATGGCCTCACCTACTACAACAAGTGCTATATGGATGCAGAGGCCTGCATCAAAGGCATCACACTGAGTGTGGTCACCTGTAGGTACCATCTCACCTGGCCAAACACCAGCCCCATTCCCCCAGAAACGACAGCTCGCCCTACCACCGCCTACTCTGAGACCACAGTTGTGGATATCCTGCCCCCTGCGCTGGTGAACAACCCCGTCCATCAGTCTGTCTACGTGGGAGAGACCGTCAGCTTCCTCTGCGATGTCACTGGGAGACCCAAGCCCGAAATCACGTGGGAGAAGCAGATGGATGGGAAGGACAAAGTCATCATGAAGCCAAACCATGTCAGGGGGAACGTCGTGGTCACCAACATCGCCCAGCTGGTCATCTACAACACAcagctgcaggatgcaggaatcTACACCTGCACTGCCCAGAACAGCGGTGGCCTCCTACAGGCAGATTTCCCTTTGTCAGTCATCAGAGGAGAGCCCACATCCAAGGAAGCTTCCcagaacaaaacacattttccaacTGACGAGTGCCTGAAGCAGCCAGACAGTGAGGACTGTGGGGAGGAGCAGACCCGGTGGTACTACGATGCCAAGAAAAACAACTGCTTTACTTTCATCTATGGGAACTGCAACAGCAACCTCAACCACTTTGAGACCTATGAGAGTTGCATGCTAACGTGCATGAATGGCCCCATCAACATCTGCAACCTGCCAGCCCTCCAAGGCCACTGCAAGGCCTACGAGCCCAGGTGGGCCTACAACAGCCTGACCAAGCAGTGCCAGTCCTTCATCTACGGCGGCTGTGGGGGCAACGAGAACAACTTTGAGAGCCGGGAGGCCTGTGAGGAGATGTGCCCCTTCCCCAAGAACACGCACTGCAAGGCCTGCAAACCCCGCCAGAAGCTGGTGACCAGCTTCTGCAAGAGCGACTTCGTTATCCTGGGCCGCATCACAGAGCTGACCGAAGACCAAGACTCGGGACACGCCCTGGTGACGGTGGAAGAGATTCTCAAGGatgaaaaaatgggattaaaattCCTGGGGAAGGAACCTCTAGAAATCACGCTGTTGAACATGGACTGGAGCTGCCCGTGCCCCAACATGACCACGGTGGATGGCCAGCTCATCATCATGGGGGATGTCCACAACGGCATGGCCGTGCTACAGCCAAACAGCTTTGTGGGCACCTCCAGCGTCCGGCGCGTGCGCAAGCTCCGCGAGGTCATCCACAAGAAAACTTGTGAGCTTTTGAAAGAGTTCCTGGGATTGCATTAACCTCCCTCATACCTGTGAGCCGCCCCGACCCGTGTGTTAGTAGGGCTAACAAGTGATAGGCTAGTGCCAAACTAAACACACTGTTTGAAGATACACTGTAGGAATTATGCAGAACCCCTATTTTAATCCATTAATGATGCTTAGCAACAACATAGTTTGGTCTTTGGCAGGC contains:
- the WFIKKN2 gene encoding WAP, Kazal, immunoglobulin, Kunitz and NTR domain-containing protein 2; its protein translation is MLLVLFTRWMWILLGKSSVLLLLEVSLKGRALPPVRYSHAGICPNDMNPNLWVDAQSTCKRECDADLECETFEKCCPNVCGTKSCVAARYMDIKGKKGPVGMPKEATCDHFMCIQQGSECDIWDGQPVCKCKDRCEKEPSFTCASDGLTYYNKCYMDAEACIKGITLSVVTCRYHLTWPNTSPIPPETTARPTTAYSETTVVDILPPALVNNPVHQSVYVGETVSFLCDVTGRPKPEITWEKQMDGKDKVIMKPNHVRGNVVVTNIAQLVIYNTQLQDAGIYTCTAQNSGGLLQADFPLSVIRGEPTSKEASQNKTHFPTDECLKQPDSEDCGEEQTRWYYDAKKNNCFTFIYGNCNSNLNHFETYESCMLTCMNGPINICNLPALQGHCKAYEPRWAYNSLTKQCQSFIYGGCGGNENNFESREACEEMCPFPKNTHCKACKPRQKLVTSFCKSDFVILGRITELTEDQDSGHALVTVEEILKDEKMGLKFLGKEPLEITLLNMDWSCPCPNMTTVDGQLIIMGDVHNGMAVLQPNSFVGTSSVRRVRKLREVIHKKTCELLKEFLGLH